One window of the Magnolia sinica isolate HGM2019 chromosome 19, MsV1, whole genome shotgun sequence genome contains the following:
- the LOC131234799 gene encoding protein LITTLE ZIPPER 4 — MDRLNSELYLQNCYIIQENERLRKKAQLLNQENQVLLSELKQKLSKSSAKNTKNSLPDLNISTNSNPPTSSSSRP, encoded by the coding sequence ATGGATAGGCTGAACTCAGAGCTGTACTTGCAGAATTGCTACATAATCCAAGAGAATGAGAGGCTTAGGAAGAAGGCCCAGCTTCTTaatcaggaaaatcaggtccTTTTATCAGAGCTGAAGCAAAAACTCTCCAAATCAAGCGCCAAAAACACTAAGAACTCCCTTCCTGACCTCAACATCAGCACTAATTCCAACCCTCCCACCAGCTCCAGCAGCAGGCCTTGA